A genome region from Anolis carolinensis isolate JA03-04 chromosome 6, rAnoCar3.1.pri, whole genome shotgun sequence includes the following:
- the LOC134292400 gene encoding basic salivary proline-rich protein 1-like: MDETRRPLWAVKERLQKEAQEKRSVIRARREEATQPPAPPRLVRARLFPALGEAGPGPQAGKQRPPRPKKQGPLKPLMGRSEPKGALPLLPGLPVPVAPSGGARAGPPRRRQPRRQEGPLGQLARREPEGALPALDLPPPAPEAPPRQDPDNIWVPQGRLLPDIRLPFPAPPPPWAPLNMLARRYG; the protein is encoded by the exons ATGGATGAAACAAGGCGCCCATTGTGGGCAGTTAAGGAGCGACTGCAAAAAGAGGCCCAAGAGAAAAGGTCCGTCATTAGGGCCAGAAGAGAGGAGGCCACCCAGCCCCCGGCCCCACCCCGCCTGGTCCGGGCCCGGCTGTTCCCCGCTCTCGGGGAGGCCGGGCCCGGGCCCCAAGCGGGAAAACAGCGGCCCCCTCGGCCTAAAAAACAGGGCCCACTGAAGCCCCTCATGGGGCGGAGCGAACCCAAGGGGGCGCTGCCGCTCCTGCCGGGCCTGCCTGTACCGGTGGCGCCCTCAGGCGGGGCCAGGGCCGGGCCTCCAAGAAGGCGGCAGCCGCGCCGGCAGGAAGGGCCCCTGGGTCAACTGGCGAGGAGGGAGCCGGAGGGGGCGCTGCCCGCCCTCGACCTGCCCCCTCCCGCCCCGGAGGCCCCTCCTCGCCAGGATCCCGACAACATCTGGGTCCCCCAGGGGCGCCTCCTGCCTGACATCCGGCTGCCCTTCCCCGCGCCTCCCCCGCCCTGGGCGCCGCTCAACATGCTCGCCAGGAGATACGG GTGA